Proteins encoded in a region of the Oncorhynchus gorbuscha isolate QuinsamMale2020 ecotype Even-year linkage group LG16, OgorEven_v1.0, whole genome shotgun sequence genome:
- the LOC123999302 gene encoding zinc finger CCCH domain-containing protein 7B-like isoform X1, which yields MDMDRERRQEGIQNALGFIQSSLPYPKPEDYKGFLTQLVCDLLDEGNAMFREGEWQQAIKDFSEGVNVAHYAQAEFLEIPSALLESLYFNRAAAYHSMGEYEQGVQDCDSALALCKDSCRALYRKALCLRELGRFREAYNCSTGCLLTTPNDKHVYELAQELANKLGLKIRKAYVSTQESAKSEKSNGNTVPFAGEMYGSGLDSLSDISSVVFSCKPLSAAIPVSDESSPSGPLVYSNLLGSPVQGPRGLPFSVPESEHLGDSELMGDDLDSLLDCIPPQRAFPIILPRSACVPIQLPFPSGLPAPSPRLPPAFFNSAISQLNSLDTFPGICGEDALGVLNSLDGLDALDSLDTLNNLDTLSDLGGGDAPAPTTALYSLDALDALDSFYPLGGAIAAKPVVVGGGGLDSLSKFNLPGARISDNVLSATCSPKKSKHTVVKNGQVSSKLSQLIKNPLAATHDFMQACATCYSWIGSGVLDYQHQAELAHRCKRDILLCRIRAAEHPVWNRVRPRPTHNFTGPFVLCKEVLETQKCKYRAGCTFAYCQEEVDVWTLERKGALNRELLFDSQSPNNDRPTLSIKCLLQLHNGMFMYLCEECYDSKPRIISKHSKEVPSTCSNPCARHPFDKNKCLVHAVRSSSVHYTKIRPLYTQCQLDVCRHAQRYGCQREDSCSFAHSVIELKCWRLQQDSGITHEEIVQESKRHWHKQEQITHKPKPVYMPPPSSSSSGGGGYSLNLKKKFVCGQCWRDGLVSEPDKALKYCAAKARHSWTKERRVLLVKFFDGKKWVMVRTLPFAKTYPQQYDICANVVKQKKCHYIGNCAFAHSEEEKQVWTYMKNNGLKDMQQMYDMWLTNQNCPADDTLITQHIEEKQIVMPTDYAEPMSGFHCRLCGRHSNSERQWQQHISSEKHKDRVFSCEGEDESLTWTYRFPGLRLALCPRLESGCLEGVSCDYAHSAEELVEWQERREFLRRKLAKAREDMLIMPDEFDFGKYNFLLQD from the exons ATGGACATGGACCGTGAAAGGCGCCAGGAGGGCATTCAGAACGCCCTGGGATTCATACA GTCTTCTTTGCCTTATCCAAAGCCTGAAGACTATAAG GGGTTTCTGACCCAGTTGGTGTGTGACCTGCTGGATGAGGGGAATGCAATGTTCAGGGAGGGTGAGTGGCAGCAGGCCATAAAGGACTTCAGTGAGGGTGTTAACGTGGCCCACTATGCCCAGGCTGAGTTTCTAGAAATTCCCTCAGCCCTGCTGGAGAGTCTGTATTTCAACAGGGCAGCAGCCTACCACAGCATG gggGAGTATGAGCAGGGTGTGCAGGACTGTGACAGTGCGCTGGCGCTGTGCAAAGACAGTTGCAGGGCACTCTACAGGAAGGCTCTATGCCTGCGGGAGCTGGGCCGCTTCAGAGAGGCCTACAACTGCAGCACGGGCTGCCTGCTCACTACACCTAAC GACAAACACGTGTATGAGTTGGCACAGGAGCTAGCTAACAAACTGGGCCTGAAGATACGCAAGGCCTATGTTAGCACACAG GAGTCGGCCAAATCTGAGAAAAGTAATGGGAACACAGTTCCTTTTGCAGGAGAG ATGTATGGCAGTGGTCTGGATTCCTTAAGTGACATTTCATCAG TTGTTTTCTCCTGCAAGCCTCTATCTGCCGCTATCCCAGTTAGTGATGAatcctctccctctggtcctctggtctaCTCCAACCTTCTGGGTAGCCCTGTCCAAGGCCCTCGGGGGTTGCCCTTCTCTGTGCCTGAGTCAGAGCACCTGGGTGACAGTGAGCTGATGGGAGATGATCTAGACAGCCTGCTGGACTGT ATTCCCCCTCAACGTGCCTTTCCCATCATCCTCCCCCGCTCAGCTTGTGTCCCCATCCAGCTCCCGTTTCCCTCAGGCCTGCCCGCACCCTCGCCCCGGCTCCCCCCAGCCTTCTTCAACTCAGCCATCAGCCAGCTCAACTCTCTGGACACCTTCCCAGGCATCTGTGGGGAGGATGCCCTAGGTGTGCTGAACTCTTTAGATGGCCTTGATGCACTAGACTCTCTAGATACTTTAAACAACCTGGACACCCTTTCAGACCTTGGTGGTGGGGATGCCCCGGCTCCCACAACAGCACTCTATTCACTTGATGCCTTAGATGCCCTGGACAGTTTTTACCCACTTGGGGGTGCAATAGCAGCCAAAccagtggtggtggggggaggggggctggACTCCCTCTCTAAGTTCAACCTGCCTG GTGCAAGAATCTCCGACAATGTTCTCTCTGCAACATGTTCGCCCAAGAAGTCCAAACACACA GTGGTAAAGAATGGCCAGGTCTCCTCCAAGCTCTCTCAGCTTATCAAGAACCCCCTAGCAGCCACCCATGACTTCATGCAGGCCTGTGCCACGTGCTACAGCTGGATAG GTTCAGGGGTCCTGGACTACCAGCACCAGGCAGAATTGGCCCACCGTTGTAAGCGGGACATTCTTCTGTGTAGGATCAGGGCTGCAGAGCACCCTGTCTGGAACAGGGTGCGACCCCGCCCCACGCACAATTTTACTGGGCCGTTTGTGCTCTGCAAGG AGGTGCTGGAGACTCAGAAGTGTAAGTACAGGGCGGGCTGTACGTTTGCCTACTGCCAGGAGGAAGTAGATGTGTGGACCCTGGAGAGGAAGGGAGCCCTGAACAGAGAGCTGCTGTTTGACTCACAGAGCCCCAACAATGACAGGCCCACACTCAGCATCAAATGCCTACTGCAGCTCCACAACGGCATGTTCATGTACCTCTGTGAG GAGTGCTATGACAGTAAGCCCAGGATCATCAGTAAGCACAGTAAGGAGGTGCCGTCCACCTGCTCCAACCCCTGCGCCCGACACCCATTTGACAAAAACAA GTGCCTGGTGCATGCGGTGAGGTCCAGCAGCGTGCACTACACTAAGATCCGCCCGCTGTACACCCAGTGCCAGTTGGACGTGTGCCGCCATGCCCAGCGCTACGGCTGCCAGCGAGAGGACAGCTGCTCCTTTGCCCACTCTGTCATAGAGCTCAAGTGCTGGAGGCTGCAGCAAGACTCTG GCATCACTCATGAAGAAATTGTTCAGGAATCCAAGCGACACTGGCATAAACAGGAGCAGATCACGCACAAACCCAAG CCGGTGTACATGCCACCACCATCTTCATCCTCAAGTGGTGGAGGAGGCTATAGCTTGAACCTGAAGAAGAAGTTTGTTTGTGGTCAGTGCTGGAGGGACGGGCTGGTCAGCGAGCCGGACAAAGCGCTTAAGTACTGTGCAGCCAAGGCCAGGCACAG ttggACGAAGGAGCGTCGGGTGCTGTTGGTGAAGTTCTTCGATGGAAAGAAATGGGTGATGGTGCGGACGTTGCCTTTTGCCAAGACCTACCCCCAGCAGTATGAC ATATGTGCCAATGTGGTGAAGCAGAAGAAGTGCCACTACATTGGGAACTGTGCCTTTgcccacagtgaagaggagaagcAAGTATGGACTTATATGAAGAACAATGGCT TGAAGGATATGCAGCAGATGTACGATATGTGGCTTACAAATCAAAACTGTCCGGCGGATGACACCCTGATCACCCAACACATAGAGGAGAAGCAAATTGTCATGCCAACAGACTATGCCGAGCCAATG AGCGGCTTCCACTGTCGTCTGTGTGGGAGGCATAGTAACAGTGAGCGCCAGTGGCAGCAGCACATCTCCTCAGAGAAACACAAGGACCGTGTATTCAGCTGCGAGGGAGAGGACGAGAGCCTCACCTGGACATACCGCTTCCCCGGACTCCGCCTCGCCCTTTGTCCCAG GCTGGAGAGTGGCTGTCTCGAGGGGGTGAGCTGTGACTACGCCCACAGTGCTGAGGAGCTGGTGGAATGGCAGGAGAGGCGGGAATTCCTGCGGCGGAAGCTGGCCAAGGCCCGTGAAGACATGCTCATCATGCCAGACGAGTTTGACTTTGGGAAGTACAACTTTCTCCTACAGGACTGA
- the LOC123999302 gene encoding zinc finger CCCH domain-containing protein 7B-like isoform X2, producing MRGMQCSGRGEYEQGVQDCDSALALCKDSCRALYRKALCLRELGRFREAYNCSTGCLLTTPNDKHVYELAQELANKLGLKIRKAYVSTQESAKSEKSNGNTVPFAGEMYGSGLDSLSDISSVVFSCKPLSAAIPVSDESSPSGPLVYSNLLGSPVQGPRGLPFSVPESEHLGDSELMGDDLDSLLDCIPPQRAFPIILPRSACVPIQLPFPSGLPAPSPRLPPAFFNSAISQLNSLDTFPGICGEDALGVLNSLDGLDALDSLDTLNNLDTLSDLGGGDAPAPTTALYSLDALDALDSFYPLGGAIAAKPVVVGGGGLDSLSKFNLPGARISDNVLSATCSPKKSKHTVVKNGQVSSKLSQLIKNPLAATHDFMQACATCYSWIGSGVLDYQHQAELAHRCKRDILLCRIRAAEHPVWNRVRPRPTHNFTGPFVLCKEVLETQKCKYRAGCTFAYCQEEVDVWTLERKGALNRELLFDSQSPNNDRPTLSIKCLLQLHNGMFMYLCEECYDSKPRIISKHSKEVPSTCSNPCARHPFDKNKCLVHAVRSSSVHYTKIRPLYTQCQLDVCRHAQRYGCQREDSCSFAHSVIELKCWRLQQDSGITHEEIVQESKRHWHKQEQITHKPKPVYMPPPSSSSSGGGGYSLNLKKKFVCGQCWRDGLVSEPDKALKYCAAKARHSWTKERRVLLVKFFDGKKWVMVRTLPFAKTYPQQYDICANVVKQKKCHYIGNCAFAHSEEEKQVWTYMKNNGLKDMQQMYDMWLTNQNCPADDTLITQHIEEKQIVMPTDYAEPMSGFHCRLCGRHSNSERQWQQHISSEKHKDRVFSCEGEDESLTWTYRFPGLRLALCPRLESGCLEGVSCDYAHSAEELVEWQERREFLRRKLAKAREDMLIMPDEFDFGKYNFLLQD from the exons ATGAGGGGAATGCAATGTTCAGGGAGG gggGAGTATGAGCAGGGTGTGCAGGACTGTGACAGTGCGCTGGCGCTGTGCAAAGACAGTTGCAGGGCACTCTACAGGAAGGCTCTATGCCTGCGGGAGCTGGGCCGCTTCAGAGAGGCCTACAACTGCAGCACGGGCTGCCTGCTCACTACACCTAAC GACAAACACGTGTATGAGTTGGCACAGGAGCTAGCTAACAAACTGGGCCTGAAGATACGCAAGGCCTATGTTAGCACACAG GAGTCGGCCAAATCTGAGAAAAGTAATGGGAACACAGTTCCTTTTGCAGGAGAG ATGTATGGCAGTGGTCTGGATTCCTTAAGTGACATTTCATCAG TTGTTTTCTCCTGCAAGCCTCTATCTGCCGCTATCCCAGTTAGTGATGAatcctctccctctggtcctctggtctaCTCCAACCTTCTGGGTAGCCCTGTCCAAGGCCCTCGGGGGTTGCCCTTCTCTGTGCCTGAGTCAGAGCACCTGGGTGACAGTGAGCTGATGGGAGATGATCTAGACAGCCTGCTGGACTGT ATTCCCCCTCAACGTGCCTTTCCCATCATCCTCCCCCGCTCAGCTTGTGTCCCCATCCAGCTCCCGTTTCCCTCAGGCCTGCCCGCACCCTCGCCCCGGCTCCCCCCAGCCTTCTTCAACTCAGCCATCAGCCAGCTCAACTCTCTGGACACCTTCCCAGGCATCTGTGGGGAGGATGCCCTAGGTGTGCTGAACTCTTTAGATGGCCTTGATGCACTAGACTCTCTAGATACTTTAAACAACCTGGACACCCTTTCAGACCTTGGTGGTGGGGATGCCCCGGCTCCCACAACAGCACTCTATTCACTTGATGCCTTAGATGCCCTGGACAGTTTTTACCCACTTGGGGGTGCAATAGCAGCCAAAccagtggtggtggggggaggggggctggACTCCCTCTCTAAGTTCAACCTGCCTG GTGCAAGAATCTCCGACAATGTTCTCTCTGCAACATGTTCGCCCAAGAAGTCCAAACACACA GTGGTAAAGAATGGCCAGGTCTCCTCCAAGCTCTCTCAGCTTATCAAGAACCCCCTAGCAGCCACCCATGACTTCATGCAGGCCTGTGCCACGTGCTACAGCTGGATAG GTTCAGGGGTCCTGGACTACCAGCACCAGGCAGAATTGGCCCACCGTTGTAAGCGGGACATTCTTCTGTGTAGGATCAGGGCTGCAGAGCACCCTGTCTGGAACAGGGTGCGACCCCGCCCCACGCACAATTTTACTGGGCCGTTTGTGCTCTGCAAGG AGGTGCTGGAGACTCAGAAGTGTAAGTACAGGGCGGGCTGTACGTTTGCCTACTGCCAGGAGGAAGTAGATGTGTGGACCCTGGAGAGGAAGGGAGCCCTGAACAGAGAGCTGCTGTTTGACTCACAGAGCCCCAACAATGACAGGCCCACACTCAGCATCAAATGCCTACTGCAGCTCCACAACGGCATGTTCATGTACCTCTGTGAG GAGTGCTATGACAGTAAGCCCAGGATCATCAGTAAGCACAGTAAGGAGGTGCCGTCCACCTGCTCCAACCCCTGCGCCCGACACCCATTTGACAAAAACAA GTGCCTGGTGCATGCGGTGAGGTCCAGCAGCGTGCACTACACTAAGATCCGCCCGCTGTACACCCAGTGCCAGTTGGACGTGTGCCGCCATGCCCAGCGCTACGGCTGCCAGCGAGAGGACAGCTGCTCCTTTGCCCACTCTGTCATAGAGCTCAAGTGCTGGAGGCTGCAGCAAGACTCTG GCATCACTCATGAAGAAATTGTTCAGGAATCCAAGCGACACTGGCATAAACAGGAGCAGATCACGCACAAACCCAAG CCGGTGTACATGCCACCACCATCTTCATCCTCAAGTGGTGGAGGAGGCTATAGCTTGAACCTGAAGAAGAAGTTTGTTTGTGGTCAGTGCTGGAGGGACGGGCTGGTCAGCGAGCCGGACAAAGCGCTTAAGTACTGTGCAGCCAAGGCCAGGCACAG ttggACGAAGGAGCGTCGGGTGCTGTTGGTGAAGTTCTTCGATGGAAAGAAATGGGTGATGGTGCGGACGTTGCCTTTTGCCAAGACCTACCCCCAGCAGTATGAC ATATGTGCCAATGTGGTGAAGCAGAAGAAGTGCCACTACATTGGGAACTGTGCCTTTgcccacagtgaagaggagaagcAAGTATGGACTTATATGAAGAACAATGGCT TGAAGGATATGCAGCAGATGTACGATATGTGGCTTACAAATCAAAACTGTCCGGCGGATGACACCCTGATCACCCAACACATAGAGGAGAAGCAAATTGTCATGCCAACAGACTATGCCGAGCCAATG AGCGGCTTCCACTGTCGTCTGTGTGGGAGGCATAGTAACAGTGAGCGCCAGTGGCAGCAGCACATCTCCTCAGAGAAACACAAGGACCGTGTATTCAGCTGCGAGGGAGAGGACGAGAGCCTCACCTGGACATACCGCTTCCCCGGACTCCGCCTCGCCCTTTGTCCCAG GCTGGAGAGTGGCTGTCTCGAGGGGGTGAGCTGTGACTACGCCCACAGTGCTGAGGAGCTGGTGGAATGGCAGGAGAGGCGGGAATTCCTGCGGCGGAAGCTGGCCAAGGCCCGTGAAGACATGCTCATCATGCCAGACGAGTTTGACTTTGGGAAGTACAACTTTCTCCTACAGGACTGA